The Ornithorhynchus anatinus isolate Pmale09 chromosome X2, mOrnAna1.pri.v4, whole genome shotgun sequence genome window below encodes:
- the LOC100074860 gene encoding L-threonine 3-dehydrogenase, mitochondrial — translation MPVARLLPRAAVRALPSCGCRASVVPLRPQSTSPRQLPADASFHSVSFSDSEHPRVLITGGLGQLGVGLAKLLRKRFGKDNVILSDIRKPPDHVFSSGPFIYSDILDYKNLREIVVNNRITWLIHYSALLSAVGEANVPLARAVNITGLHNILDIAAEHSLRLFVPSTIGAFGPTSPRNPTPDLCIQRPRTIYGVSKVHAELMGEYYHYRYGLDFRCLRYPGIISADSQPGGGTTDYAVQIFHDAIKSGKFQCNLRPDTRLPMMYLDDCLKATLDVMEAPAEALTMRTYNINALSFTPEELAQEVLKHMPELQVTYNVDSVRQAIADSWPMNFDDSNARRDWGWKHDFDLPEMVTAMFNFLSSEARAARAN, via the exons ATGCCCGTGGCCAGACTGCTGCCCCGTGCGGCCGTCCGGGCGCTCCCCAGCTGCGGCTGCCGGGCTTCCGTCGTACCGCTGCGGCCCCAGAGCACCTCTCCCCGCCAGCTGCCCGCCGACGCCAGCTTCCACTCCGTCTCCTTCTCCGACTCCGAGCACCCCCGTGTGCTCATCACAG gCGGTCTGGGCCAGCTCGGCGTGGGGCTCGCCAAGCTGTTGAG GAAGCGATTTGGGAAGGACAACGTGATCTTGTCTGACATCCGAAAGCCACCTGACCATGTCTTCTCCAGCG gtccATTCATCTATTCTGACATCTTGGACTACAAGAACCTGCGGGAGATCGTGGTCAACAATCGCATCACGTGGCTCATCCACTACAGCGCCCTGCTCAGCGCCGTCGGAGAGGCCAACGTGCCCCTGGCCAGGGCCGTGAACATCACCG GCCTGCACAACATCCTGGACATCGCGGCGGAGCACAGCCTGCGACTCTTCGTGCCCAGCACCATCGGCGCCTTCGGCCCCACGTCTCCCCGGAACCCCACCCCCGATCTCTGCATCCAGCGACCGCGCACGATCTACGGCGTGTCCAAGGTCCACGCTGAGCTCATGGGAGAA TACTACCACTATCGGTACGGGTTAGACTTCCGCTGCCTGAGGTACCCCGGCATCATCTCGGCCGACTCCCAGCCCGGCGGGGGCACGACCG actaCGCGGTGCAGATCTTCCACGACGCCATCAAGAGCGGCAAGTTCCAGTGCAACCTGCGTCCCGACACCCGCCTCCCCATGATGTACCTGGACGACTGCCTCAAGGCCACGCTGGACGTCATGGAGGCCCCGGCCGAGGCGCTGACCATGCGGACGTACAACATCAACGCCCTGAGCTTCACCCCCGAGGAGCtggcccaggaggtgctcaagcACATGCCCGAGCTGCAGGTCACGTACAACGTGGATAGCGTCCGGCAGGCCATAG CCGACAGCTGGCCGATGAACTTCGACGACAGCAACGCGCGGAGGGATTGGGGGTGGAAACACGACTTCGACCTTCCCGAGATGGTGACCGCCATGTTCAACTTCCTCAGCTCGGAGGCCAGGGCGGCCCGAGCCAATTGA